The following DNA comes from Thermococcus piezophilus.
CGCGGGCTTCAAAATCAATCACCCACTCAGGGGAGAGATAATCGGCGGGGTGTGGAACCAGGAGTCCGGCGGAATAGAGATAGGAATTGGAAACCCCGACTCTCCCACGTGGAGCAGGCGGTACTTCAACTTCTACATGGGCTATCAATCCTCTCCTCAGGATCTGGCCAGCTACCAGGCCCACCCGTTTCCGAACACTACAATCTACCCGGACATCACCGACGCCATAGAAGTTGCCGCTCAAGTTGCGGACTCACCGGTGGTGCCAGTGTACATCAAGGGTAGGGACAAGTACCAGGACGGGATCACCGGAACCCTCGAGTATTTTGGAGCTAAAATATCCGAACTTAACATAAAAACATGGACCTACATCAATTCCCAAATTCCAGAGGGGAACGACATCGTAGCCTTGATAGACATTCCGCTGGCCGAGTACGTGTCTCCAACACCCTCCGATGGTGATATCCTGGCCCAGTCGTAGCTCTACGTGGGGGTAAAGAGCATCGTCGATGTGAACAACGCCGAGTTCGTACTCACAAATCTCGGAAAGGATAGGCCCATCCAATGGTACTCGGTCGGTCAGCCGCAGGCTATTGAGGGTACCGACTGGATTGTTACCGTCCTTGACATAAACATCATTGACCAGAGGGCCATTATCACAGTTAAAAACGCCGCCACGGGGGTTGAAAGCGACCCAATAACACTTGAAAAGAGCGTACCCGTCTATCTGTACCCAGTCAACGGCCCACTTCAGTACGGAACTGCCTATCCTGGTCGGGCTGACCTCGTGCTGACCCTGGTGGACACGTTCATAGGCATCAACAACAATCCCTACGCGACGATACAGGCCGTGACGGACAGAGAGACCGAGACGTACTGGATGTGGAGAGGGAAGAATAATTTCAAGATTAACGCAACAGGACTCGAACCAGGCAACTACACCTATCAGGTTCTCCTGAACCTGACCAATGGGAACGAAATAAGGCTGCCCGAGAGGAGGGTAACCCTCCTGGGAGAACCCGTAGCAACCCTCAAGATCCTCTCCAGGCCCTCGAACGCCAGCGTCTACATCGACGGGAACTACAGGGGAATGACCCCGTTAACCCTGGAAATTCCGTCGGGGAACCACCCATTGCACTCGCGAGAACGGGATACGAAACTTACACCACAGCAGTAACGCTTGGATTCCAGGAGAGCAGGGTGATCGACATGGTGCTAACCCCATCAGGTGACTACGCCCTCTTCCCCATCGGGGACTACCCCAGCTCGGTGGGGAACGCGAGCAGGTTGTTCTTCGTGTTCAACAACCTCGGAACTCCAGATGCCTTCTCAACGGCCCTTTACGTCTCACCGACCGTGGCGTCCGGAAACAGCGTTAGGAGAACCGCAAGATTAGCCAGCACCTTCGACCTGAACGAGGTGTCTCCAGGGGACACAGTGGTGTCGGTCGGTGGACCCCTCGTCAATCCAATAACCGCAAGATACGATAACGTTTCAATGGTTCACATGGAAATCTTTGGGGGAACCATAACGATAGTAACGCCCCAGGGCAACGTCACATGGACCGCTCCGAAACCGGGGTGGAACGTCACACCGGGATACTTCGTCATTCAGAGCTTTGCGGACAGAGCTCTCAATGCCACAGTGTTCACGATATACGGCACGGACGCCGATAGCACCGCTGCCGGAGCCTACTACTTCCTAACCACAATCTATCCAAACATCGACAGATATAGGGGTATTCACTACATTGTCAGTCTCTGGCAGGATACTGAACCGGGCGCTGACATTCCACTCCCCGGAGCCAGCCAGGGAGACACCAGCGGCTTTAGTGCGGGCGACAGTATAACAATAGTATTTATGAGATGATCAGCATTCTTTTCTTTTGTTT
Coding sequences within:
- a CDS encoding PEGA domain-containing protein, whose amino-acid sequence is MGVKSIVDVNNAEFVLTNLGKDRPIQWYSVGQPQAIEGTDWIVTVLDINIIDQRAIITVKNAATGVESDPITLEKSVPVYLYPVNGPLQYGTAYPGRADLVLTLVDTFIGINNNPYATIQAVTDRETETYWMWRGKNNFKINATGLEPGNYTYQVLLNLTNGNEIRLPERRVTLLGEPVATLKILSRPSNASVYIDGNYRGMTPLTLEIPSGNHPLHSRERDTKLTPQQ